Proteins encoded in a region of the Populus nigra chromosome 3, ddPopNigr1.1, whole genome shotgun sequence genome:
- the LOC133688265 gene encoding COP9 signalosome complex subunit 5a-like has translation MDPYPSSSIAQKTWELENNIIPIDTATPTTTDTSSSSSSSDAIFYYDEAAQAKFQKEKPWSNDPNYFRRVKISALALLKMVVHARSGGTIEVMGLMQGKTDGDSIIVMDAFALPVEGTETRVNAQADAYEYMVDYSQTNKQAGRLENAIGWYHSHPGYGCWLSGIDVSTQMLNQQFQEPFLAVVIDPTRTVSAGKVEIGAFRTYPEGYKPPDDPVSEYQTIPLNKIEDFGVHCKQYYSLDITYFKSSLDCHLLDLLWNKYWVNTLSSSPLLGNGDYVAGQISDLAEKLEHAENQLAHSRLGPLMTPQRKKDEESQLAKITRDSAKITLEQVHGLMSQVIKDILFNSVHQSNRSQTEPSGPEPMVET, from the exons ATGGATCCCTAcccttcttcttccatagcccAAAAGACCTGGGAACTCGAAAACAACATAATACCTATCGACACAGCAACCCCGACTACAACAgacacttcttcttcttcttcttcatcggACGCGATTTTTTACTACGATGAAGCAGCACAAGCGAAGTTCCAGAAAGAAAAACCGTGGTCTAATGATCCGAATTATTTTAGAAGAGTGAAGATATCTGCACTTGCGTTGTTGAAGATGGTTGTACATGCTCGATCAGGTGGGACTATTGAAGTTATGGGATTAATGCAAGGGAAAACTGATGGGGATTCTATAATTGTTATGGATGCCTTTGCTCTTCCTGTTGAAGGGACTGAGACGAGAGTTAATGCTCAAGCTGATGCTTATGAGTATATGGTTGATTATTCTCAGACTAATAAacag GCTGGACGTTTGGAGAATGCTATTGGGTGGTATCATTCACATCCTGGCTATGGATGCTGGCTTTCGGGTATTGATGTTTCAACCCAAATGCTTAACCAGCAATTTCAGGAGCCCTTTTTGGCAGTTGTTATTGATCCAACAAGAACTGTCTCAGCTGGGAAAGTAGAGATTGGGGCATTCAGGACATATCCAGAAGGATACAAACCTCCAGATGATCCTGTTTCTGAATATCAAACTATTCCTCTTAATAAGATCGAAGACTTTGGAGTCCATTGCAAACAG TATTATTCTTTGGACATCACATATTTCAAGTCTTCTCTTGATTGTCACCTCTTGGATCTTTTGTGGAACAAATACTGGGTGAATACGCTTTCATCTTCACCTCTCTTGGGTAATGGAGACTATGTTGCAGGACAAATTTCTGATTTAg CTGAGAAGCTGGAGCATGCAGAGAATCAATTGGCACATTCTCGATTGGGACCATTAATGACTcctcaaagaaagaaagat GAAGAATCTCAACTTGCTAAAATTACTCGTGATAGTGCTAAGATAACTTTGGAGCAAGTTCATGGCCTAATGTCGCAG GTTATCAAGGACATCTTGTTCAACTCCGTTCATCAATCAAACAGATCTCAGACGGAGCCATCTGGCCCTGAGCCAATGGTTGAAACCTGA